From Desulfobacteraceae bacterium:
CCGCGGCGATCAACTCGGTGAGCGGCACCCAGCGCCCGTGGACGCGCACCCGCGAGGGCGCCTTGGGGTGGGCGCCGATCCACAGCTCGGCCTGGGGTTCGGCGGCCGGCGACGGCTCACCGCACAGTTCGGCAATGGCCGTCCGGGAGCCCCAGGCGTAGGGCTGAATCGTGTTTTGCATGCGCGCGATGGCCTTCATGGCAAACCTCCTGGCAAGCGGCTGCCGCCGTCCGCGGGGGGAGCGCCCGCGGCGGGGCCGGATTTTGGCGCGGGCGGGTTGACAACCGGGTTATTGCGCCCATTTTTAGGCCGGCCCGAAAGGTGGCCCAAGGCCTCGCAACCGCCCAGATTTCAACCCAAAAACCTTAAAGGAGACCGAATGCAAACCCAGCGTGAAACCCGCCAGTTTCAGACCGAAATCCAGCAGCTGATGAAGCTGATCATCAACTCTCTTTACGCCAATCGCGAAATCTTTCTGCGCGAGTTGATCTCCAACGCATCGGATGCCATCGACAAGCTGCGCTTCAGGTCGCAGACCGAACCCGGGCTGCTGGACGACGGCGCGGAGTTCCAGATCCGGCTGACCCCCGACCCGGCCGCGCGCACCTTGGAGATCGCCGACAACGGCATCGGCATGACCTATGAGGAGGTCCTGGAAAACATCGGCACCATCGCCAAGAGCGGCAGCGCCGATTTCATGGCGGCCCTTGCCGCCGCCAAATCCGCGGAAAGCGTTTCACCCGAACTGATCGGCCAGTTCGGGGTGGGCTTTTACAGCGCCTTCATCGTGGCCGAAAAGGTCACCCTGGTGACCCGCGCGGCCGGCGCCCAAACCGCCGTGTGCTGGGAGTCCAGCGGCGACGGCAGCTACACGGTGGAGCCCGCGACCCGCGAGGGCCGCGGCACCACCGTCACCCTCAAGCTCAAGCAACTGGAGGCCGAGGCCCCGGATTTCACCGACCCCTGGACCCTGCGCCGGATCGTCAAGGAGCACTCCGATTTCGTCGGCTACCCCATCGTGATGGCGGTGGAAACCGAGGAGCCGCTGCCCGAGGGCGAGATCCTCCGCGACCAGGCCGGCAAGCCCCTGGGGCCCACCACCCGCAAGGTCTTCAAGGACGAAACCCTCAACTCCATGAAGGCCATCTGGACCCGCAACCGCCAGGATGTCAGCGACGAGGAGTACAAGGAGTTCTACACCCATCTGAGCCACGACTGGAACCCGCCGCTCACCCACCTGCACCTGCGCATGGAGGGCCGCACCGAATTCAGCGCGCTGCTCTACATCCCCTCCAAGGCCCCGCTGGATTTTTTCCAGGCGGACTTCCGCCACGGCGTCCGGCTTTACTGCAAACGGGTCTTTATCATGGACGACTGCCGTGAACTGATCCCCGAATACTTCCGCTTTGTC
This genomic window contains:
- the htpG gene encoding molecular chaperone HtpG, with protein sequence MQTQRETRQFQTEIQQLMKLIINSLYANREIFLRELISNASDAIDKLRFRSQTEPGLLDDGAEFQIRLTPDPAARTLEIADNGIGMTYEEVLENIGTIAKSGSADFMAALAAAKSAESVSPELIGQFGVGFYSAFIVAEKVTLVTRAAGAQTAVCWESSGDGSYTVEPATREGRGTTVTLKLKQLEAEAPDFTDPWTLRRIVKEHSDFVGYPIVMAVETEEPLPEGEILRDQAGKPLGPTTRKVFKDETLNSMKAIWTRNRQDVSDEEYKEFYTHLSHDWNPPLTHLHLRMEGRTEFSALLYIPSKAPLDFFQADFRHGVRLYCKRVFIMDDCRELIPEYFRFVKGVVDAPDLNLNISREILQQDALVAHIRRNLVKKLFDHLTQMDPETYKTFYEAFGPVLKLGIHSDPANRDRLAELARFKTTRSADRLVSLKEYVAGMLPDQKQIYYITGDNLKTLTDSPHLERLRDENIEVLLMTDPVDEWVVQALGEYDGKPLQSAEKGDLELAAGGETREEAFQGLFGFIRTQLQDRVKAVKPSSHLKDSVACLSGENSDMSAYMEKILRAAGQSPPEVKRVLELNMDHPLLAGIKALYEAEPESPVLRDYSALLLDLALIAEGGKPANPAHFNRLVGELMAESLK